A segment of the Candidatus Dormiibacterota bacterium genome:
TGGCACTCATCATACCGGCGCCGGTCATGGCCCGCAGTTTCTTAATATCTTCGATCGGTACAGACATCGGCTTCCTTTCTACTTAGCTGCTGCTTTGGCTGGCTCTTCGGCTGCCTTGGCTGCCTCGGCATCAGCCTGCTCTTTGGCGGTTTTTGCGTATACCTTTGCACCTTCTGCTGCGGCTTCGGCAATCGTGCTGGTTATTAGTTTAATGGATTTAATAGAGTCATCATTTGCCGGAATCGGGTAATCTATTCGGTCCGGGTTGGTATTACTGTCGGCAATCGCAATGACCGGTATTTTTAAGTTATTAGCCTCAGCAATCGCTATATCTTCTCTGGCAGTATCTACCACAAACACAATCCTTGGCATCTCATCCATGTTCTTAATGCCATTAAAGATTCTGGCCAGTTTATCCTGCTCAGCCTTAAGTCGTAGCTGCTCTTTTTTATTAAACTTGGCTTCGTAATCACCCGACTCAAAACCCTCTTCAATTTCCTTCAACCGGTTGATGCGCGAACGGATAGTACGAAAATTGGTCAGCATGCCGCCTAGCCAGCGCTCGCAGATGTAGGGCATACCGGCCGCCCCGGCCTCACCGGCTACGATTGAACGCGCCTGGCGCTTGGTACCGACGAAGAGCACCTTGCCTCCCTGCTCAGTTACGTTTTTAACAATGGCAGCTGCTGAATCCAGCAAATCGACTGTCTTGGTTAGATCTATGATGTGTATGCCGCCGCGTACGCCAAAAATAAACTGGCCCATTTTAGGGTTCCAGCGTCGCGTTTGGTGGCCAAAGTGGGCACCGGCTTCTAAAAGCTCCTTTAGTTTACTCTCTGACAAGTTATTCCTTTCCTTCACCTGTCTGGCCCGGTAAACCCGGGAGGATTGTATAGACAGGCTGATTCATTAATTATGACTTATGTACTCTACCAGATAACTTCGGCTTGTTCAAGGCATTATACAAGACATACCCCGCAGGAATATCTCAACTGGCCTTACAATTGACCTACAGGTTTAATTAGGGTATATTAGTCAAGTTATGAAATCAGATATCCACCCCGAAATTATGGATACTAAGGTAAAGTGCAACGGTTGCGGCATCGAGTTTACGACCCGAGCCACTGTGCCTTCTATTACCGTGGAAATCTGCTCTAAATGCCACCCCTTCTACACTGGCAAGCAGAAGCTGGTAGATACCGCTGGCCGGGTGGAGAAATTCAAGGCCCGTAAGCTGCAGGCCGAAAAGCTAAAATCTAAGGGCGTAAAAGCCGAAGCTAAACCTGATGATGCTGTTATAGAAGAGATTGCAGAAGAAATCAAAGAAGAAACCGTAGAGCTAGCACCAGAACAGGACCCAGCCAAAGACCAAACTGAATCTTAAGCAAAAAGGGACAGCACTGTACAATAGTATTAGTGCTGTTTTTTGTTAATAACCGATATGGATACAACTGAAACTAAAATTAGACAGGAATACGAAGAGCTGCAGCGCCAAATGAGTGATGCCAGCCTAGCCGGTACACCTGAAGGAGCCAAGCTGGCCAAACGGCAGGCAGAATTAGCGCCTCTTATAGCTCTTTATGATCAGCAGCGTCAGATTCAGCAGGACCTAGCTGCCCTGAACGACCCAGAGATGGCCGAACTGGTAGCCGTCGAGCTCCCCCTGCTGGAGCAAAAACTAGCCGAAATCCAAGGCCGTTTGCAGGTAGCATTGGTGCCCAAAGACCCGAATGATGAAAAAAACGTGATAATGGAGCTCCGCGCCGGCGCCGGAGGCGATGAATCGAGCCTGTTTGCAGCTGAGCTTTACCGCATGTATGTGCGCTACAGCGAAACAAGGCGATGGAAGACCGAGATCTTAAGCGAAAGCCCGAACGATGTTGGCGGATATAAAGAAATAATTTTTGCCATTAAGGGCGATGGCGCGTACAGCCAGCTAAAGTATGAATCTGGCGTACACCGTGTGCAGCGAGTACCGGCTACAGAAAGCCAAGGCCGGGTGCATACTTCTACAGTTACTGTTGCCGTTCTGCCTGAGGCTGAAGAATCAGAACTGGAAATTAACGAGGGAGATCTGCGCGTAGATGTCTTCCGCTCAGGCGGCCATGGTGGGCAGTCGGTGAACACTACCGATTCAGCCGTACGCATTACCCACTTACCGACTGGCTTAGTGGTAACTTGCCAAGATGAGAAAAGCCAGCTTAAAAACAAACAAAAGGCTATGGGGGTACTGCGCTCACGCCTGCTGGCCCAAAAGCTTGAAGAAGAACAAAAAGCCAACCGAGAGGCTCGACTGAACCAAATCGGTACCGGTGACCGCTCCGAGAAAATTCGCACCTACAACTTCCCTCAAGATAGAGTTACCGACCACCGCATTAGCCGCTCCCAGCGTGGTTTGACCCAGTATATGGCCGGTAATATAGACGATATGATAGAAGCCTTGCAGCAAGAAGACGCTATACGCAAGCTAGAATCAGCCGCCCCATGACAGCCCGAAAGCTGCTAGAAAGTGCTGAGACTAAATTAAAATCACTCGGTATCTCAAGCGCCAAGCTCGATGCCGAAATTATGCTGGCGTATATACTAAAAACCGATCGCAGCCGACTCCTAGCCCATCTGGAAAAAAGTCCTACAGCAGTAGACGCCAGGCGTTTTGATGTGCTGGTGCAAAAGCGTTTAAGACGAATCCCTCTCTCTCAAATTATTCACCAGAAACAGTTTTACGGTTTAGACTTCTATATTAATAAACATGTCCTAACCCCCAGAGCCGAAACCGAAAAAATGGTGGAACTTGCCATTAAGTACACACCCAAAAATGCGCATTTGCTCGATGTCGGCACCGGCTGCGGAGCAATCGCTATTGCAATTGCCAAACAGCGACCAGATCTTAAAGTAACCGCCACCGACGTCAGTCGCCTGGCCCTAGCTATAGCCATTAAAAACGCCCGATTACACCAAGTAGATATTAAGTTCCATGAAAGTAATCTGCTAGATTGTATTAAAGGTGAGTTCTCAGCCGTTACCGCTAACCTGCCCTATCTGGAAGATAAGGCCGATTTGATGCCAGAGGTTAAGCACGAACCTAGAGTGGCTCTGTTGGGAGGTAATGATGGATTAAGGCTATATCGCGAATTCTTTACGCAACTCCCCCCTCACTTAGAGCAAGACGCTTATGTGTTTACAGAATCCGACCCATGGCAGCAAGAGGTATTAGTAGAAGAGGCTGCCAAAATAGGACTAAAGCCAATTAAGAAAGAATATTTTATTACTGTTCTTGGGCGGTCTTAGCCGGGAGATTCTTCCAGCGTTGCACCTATAGTTAACTCTTTCCCGTCACGTAAGATGGTAAGAGCTACCTTTTCGCCCACTCTACGACGGCTTATTAAGCTTGAGAGGGTGTTATTATTATCTACTTTTTTACCTACCACTTTCACGATAATGTCACCTTCTCTTAGTCCCACCTTCGAGGCAGGGCTACCGGGTATAACTGCCAGCTCCTCACCTCCGGCAGTTACGTAAGCGCCTTCTGAGACAGGCAGACTATTGCTGGCCGCCAGCTCCTTAGTAATCGGCATATAGCGTACTCCGAGATACGGGCGCACTATCTTACCGCGACTTTTTAGGCTCTCATATGCTTGCTTGGCCTCATTAATAGGTATGGCAAAGCCAATGTTCTCGGCCTCACCGGCCACAGCCGTATTAATGCCAACTACCTGGCCACTTATATTCACCAAAGGACCTCCGGAATTACCAGGGTTAATAGCCGCGTCTGTCTGAATTAGATTCTGCAGCTGTTCCTGTTGGCCGCCCTCCCCATCTCCGGCTACAACTGGCCGGCCAATAGCCGAAATGACGCCTTTTGTCACCGTATTCTCAAACTGCCCTAAGGCATTACCAATCGCAATCACCGTTTGGCCTACCTGCACACTGCCGGAATCTCCTAACTCTGCTGGTGTCAGCCCGTTAGCACTGATTCTAATAAAAGCTAGGTCGTTCTGAGAATCGCGGGCTATAACCTTAGCATCCTTATATTCTTTACCATCCGAGGTGAAGACACTGAAAGAACTGGCGCCCTCTGGCACCACATGTTTATTAGTCAGTATCAAGCCATCCGCCGATAGAATAACGCCTGTGCCAGCACCTTGCTGGGTGCTGGATGTACCGAAGAAGCTCCGTATACTGGTCTCGGAAGTTATTGAAACCACACTTGGTGATACTTTTTTAGCCACTTGGACCGTAGCTGAATTTTCTTGCAGAAGAACCTGCTTGATGCCCGCAATAGGGGCGTATTTGACCATTACGTACCCTCCTACCAAACCTCCTAGCACACCAAAAAAGAGGCTCAGGGTAACAATCTTTTTCGCAACCGGGTAAGGAAGACCGTCTTCGTTTGCTGTCTGATTTTTGGTTGTCTCTTTTGCCATTAAACAGTTCCGCTCCATCTAGTGCCAGCTACTACGATAGCCAGCATAATTACACCGATTAATATATATTCTACCAGCCGGCGCTTACTTAAGCTTCTGGCTTGATGTGCTTGGTAAACACTGGCAAAGCAGTACCCTAAACCCATAATAATCAGCGCGGCCTGGGGTACAATAGCGTACCCTCCGGCTATTACATAATTCACCAGCCAGCTATTGAACACCCAAGCCATCTCCGCCACCACCAAAGCCCAGATTACCGCGAAAATACCGGCGTTTTGATCGCTGCGTTCGCTTAAGAGCCAATAAGCCACAAGATAGCTGCCAAACCAGCTAGCTACCACAACCGCCAAGCCGGGCCAGTGCCAAAAAGCTGCCGCCAAAAAAATAGCCGATATAATGAAAAATTGATTAACAGCGGCTACCATCAGCTGTTTGTCTGGAGAAGATTTAGCAACATGCAGCCAGGTTAGCCAGCCGGCATAAAAAGCCGCGAGGGTCGCCTGGCTAGCCAGAGGGAATATCGGCTGGCCAGTGGGCTGCTGGTTTAAGCCAATCAGGGTTGCCACACTCACCCCAAAAACTATCTTGGGTACGGCCGGCACCAAAGCCTGCACGCTGCGCCCGTGCCGCCACCAACTGCCAGCAGCTGGTAGCATAGCAAGGGCTAGAGCGATTGGCAGATAGTTATAATGGCTCAGAAACAGGATGGCCGTTGCTAGGAAGATATAAAATAAGGCTAGTACGAAAGTTCTGATCATCGGCTATGGGTGTTAGGCTGATAGTTACTGCCGATTATAACAGCTATATCGGGTGCTGGGGTGGTCGTACCGGCTGGGGGCTCGTAACTTTTTCTTTGAACCTTGGCGCCAAACCGCTTCTCTAGATATTTCACAGTGTAGGGCTTCTTCCCTCCGGTATAATCATAAATCACGCTTTTAGGATAGTTCTGGGTCGGAGCAGTCAGAGTAGCCACCACCTTATAGTTGTAGCCAGTAAGAATCTTGGCAACAGTAGCCGCAAAGGCCGGCTTGGTTGTACCGTTTTGCAGCTCAATCTTAGCCGCCTCTTCTTTAAGGTAATTATCAACGAATATCGAATGCACCAGCTCCCGAATGCCGGTATACTCATACAGCCCGGCCTTAGGCACGACGATAGATCCGGCGCCAGGAATGTTGCCAAGCTTTAGTAGGCCCTCCGGGGATGTATCTAGAACTTTTTGGGTAATCCGATTGGTGCGCATATCCTTTACCAAAGTTCCAAGCTTTTTCAGCTCGTTGGGCTGAAGATCGGTTTTAATATGGTTGCCTGCCGTATCAATTAAATTCAGCATTTTTATCGGATTGCTAAGAGTGGAAAGATTAAGTGCTTTCTGACGAAGAGCCACTAAAACTTTTTGCTGGCGGGCAGCTCGGTCAAAATCTCCTCCCGCTGAACCTTTGCGAGAACGGCTGTACTTTAAGGCCTGAACGCCGTCCATGTGATACTTTCCAGCAGCCAGCCTGTAGGGGCAGACCCCCCGCCCGTTATCACAAGGGTACTCAGGGTCATTAATGGCCTTATCAACCGTGATATCTATGCCACCGACAGCATCCACCGCCTGCTTAAAGGCCGCGAAATCGACCCTTACGTAGTAATGTATCGGCACGTCCATTACCTCTGATACCGTGGCTTTGGCCACCTCTCCCCCTTCGCCGGCTTTTTTCTTTTCTCCCCAGGCGTAGGCGGCATTAATTTTACTAGACCAATAGCCAGGAATCTTAACGTAAAAATCCCGGGGTATCGAAAGCATGGCTACATCCT
Coding sequences within it:
- the prmC gene encoding peptide chain release factor N(5)-glutamine methyltransferase, translated to MTARKLLESAETKLKSLGISSAKLDAEIMLAYILKTDRSRLLAHLEKSPTAVDARRFDVLVQKRLRRIPLSQIIHQKQFYGLDFYINKHVLTPRAETEKMVELAIKYTPKNAHLLDVGTGCGAIAIAIAKQRPDLKVTATDVSRLALAIAIKNARLHQVDIKFHESNLLDCIKGEFSAVTANLPYLEDKADLMPEVKHEPRVALLGGNDGLRLYREFFTQLPPHLEQDAYVFTESDPWQQEVLVEEAAKIGLKPIKKEYFITVLGRS
- a CDS encoding trypsin-like peptidase domain-containing protein; translation: MAKETTKNQTANEDGLPYPVAKKIVTLSLFFGVLGGLVGGYVMVKYAPIAGIKQVLLQENSATVQVAKKVSPSVVSITSETSIRSFFGTSSTQQGAGTGVILSADGLILTNKHVVPEGASSFSVFTSDGKEYKDAKVIARDSQNDLAFIRISANGLTPAELGDSGSVQVGQTVIAIGNALGQFENTVTKGVISAIGRPVVAGDGEGGQQEQLQNLIQTDAAINPGNSGGPLVNISGQVVGINTAVAGEAENIGFAIPINEAKQAYESLKSRGKIVRPYLGVRYMPITKELAASNSLPVSEGAYVTAGGEELAVIPGSPASKVGLREGDIIVKVVGKKVDNNNTLSSLISRRRVGEKVALTILRDGKELTIGATLEESPG
- a CDS encoding LCP family protein: MVDKFSVKRLDGPSRRSVPDSQKADGVIDLKAMAQPPESAFTYQRPGAKKTRPIRRKLVASLAVFTALAVIGFGLTAVMASHKVITKNSGSGAPALAGDINPTKLKGEGDGRINILLLGIGGVGHEAPNLSDTMIVASIDPRTKDVAMLSIPRDFYVKIPGYWSSKINAAYAWGEKKKAGEGGEVAKATVSEVMDVPIHYYVRVDFAAFKQAVDAVGGIDITVDKAINDPEYPCDNGRGVCPYRLAAGKYHMDGVQALKYSRSRKGSAGGDFDRAARQQKVLVALRQKALNLSTLSNPIKMLNLIDTAGNHIKTDLQPNELKKLGTLVKDMRTNRITQKVLDTSPEGLLKLGNIPGAGSIVVPKAGLYEYTGIRELVHSIFVDNYLKEEAAKIELQNGTTKPAFAATVAKILTGYNYKVVATLTAPTQNYPKSVIYDYTGGKKPYTVKYLEKRFGAKVQRKSYEPPAGTTTPAPDIAVIIGSNYQPNTHSR
- the prfA gene encoding peptide chain release factor 1, which gives rise to MDTTETKIRQEYEELQRQMSDASLAGTPEGAKLAKRQAELAPLIALYDQQRQIQQDLAALNDPEMAELVAVELPLLEQKLAEIQGRLQVALVPKDPNDEKNVIMELRAGAGGDESSLFAAELYRMYVRYSETRRWKTEILSESPNDVGGYKEIIFAIKGDGAYSQLKYESGVHRVQRVPATESQGRVHTSTVTVAVLPEAEESELEINEGDLRVDVFRSGGHGGQSVNTTDSAVRITHLPTGLVVTCQDEKSQLKNKQKAMGVLRSRLLAQKLEEEQKANREARLNQIGTGDRSEKIRTYNFPQDRVTDHRISRSQRGLTQYMAGNIDDMIEALQQEDAIRKLESAAP
- the rpsB gene encoding 30S ribosomal protein S2, yielding MSESKLKELLEAGAHFGHQTRRWNPKMGQFIFGVRGGIHIIDLTKTVDLLDSAAAIVKNVTEQGGKVLFVGTKRQARSIVAGEAGAAGMPYICERWLGGMLTNFRTIRSRINRLKEIEEGFESGDYEAKFNKKEQLRLKAEQDKLARIFNGIKNMDEMPRIVFVVDTAREDIAIAEANNLKIPVIAIADSNTNPDRIDYPIPANDDSIKSIKLITSTIAEAAAEGAKVYAKTAKEQADAEAAKAAEEPAKAAAK